A segment of the Macrobrachium nipponense isolate FS-2020 chromosome 4, ASM1510439v2, whole genome shotgun sequence genome:
AATGGGTAAATTAACATTGCTGAAATTTATAGTCTATGAATGGCTCTCCTCCAAAACTGACGCACAAAGTTACGGTGGTGGTTATGACATAATCATTCCAATAAATTTTCGAGGATGCTCGGAACGTTTGTCTGATTCCCTGAGTGGGGTCATTCGTTCCTATTTGCCAAAAACCTTTAAGAAATTCcaaggagaaaaggaaatgatggaTTGGATTCTGAAGGTCAAGGCTCTAATTGTTTTCAATAGACTAGATTTAAGAAATCCCAGTTGCAAGAAACTTTTTGATGATATTCAAGATCTGAACAAAGTGGGGAACTTCAATATTATCTGTACTGCTAACCCAGGGAAAATGACCGAGGATTTACAAAGTATGTTTACGAAACATTTAGAAATAAGAGGCTTACCTGAAAAAAACATGGAGGATCTTTTTAAGAAGTACCAATCAGCTGTATATGACGTAGTTGACGAACATTCTTTATCTTTCTTCAGAATGATGTTCCCTTTCGTAAAAGATCAGTTTAGACTGCCACTCAACATGGCCTACTTTTCATTAAATCTAGCAACTTATTCGACGTCAGTGAACTGTCATACTACGATATACGACACTCTTCACAGTTTCTACGAAATTAAGAGAGAAAGGTTGATTATgaaactggttcaagatctcttACTATCTCAAGTGAGCAAGACCTCGCTGCAAGAAAAGGTATCAAAAATCATGCTATCTCTGAAGGAGGAGGCTTTTGAAAGGTTGAAAATGCAAAGCTTGCGGTTGAGTGATGCTGCAATGCAGAGACTGGGCGGACTGTGTGAACGTCTAGAACTGCCTGTGGAAGAGATACTCTGCGCCTTTCTTGCACCGGAAACCTGTACTGAGGACGAAGAGAGCACGATTAAATGGCATTTCCCTAACAAGGAGCAGCAAAGGTTCTTAGCTGCCCTCCACGTCCATGATCTAATTTCAGGAAAGCATAAACTCGAGAGTGTCACACTTATTCATACTGACATGATAAAGTATTTCATTAAGTACCAGGTGCCTTGTCACAGGTTTTCAAGTATTCTAAATTCGACGTTAGAGACACTCACCAAAATGTATTCCCACTCACTCTCAGAAGCATTACACAATCTGAGGATATCGAGTCGGCATGAATATCAATATTTGCTTGTTATTTTAATTGGGATTTACCATAGAGCTGGGGACGCTGTAAGTGAGAGCACGGTTAGTGAGACCGTCAATCTGTTATTGGAGTCTGGTAACCTTAACAAAGATATCTGGGCAAGGATCTTCAATAACATCTATTTCGATGAAAACTCCTTGAAGATGATATATCAGAATCCCAGAGTTGTCAAAGGAATAACAGAATGCCACATGACCAAGACTAGTTACAAGGAAATATTACTTTATGGCAAATGGTTCAGAGGAAGCTGTCTACCTGAGACAGAGGTTACTGATCCCCAGAAAAACTTGTCTGAAACTTCAGGTTTGAAAGAACTACTGATAGTTCTCATCAGACGCCAATATAATATTGACCAGATCCTGGATTACCTTTACTATCACCCAGGATTTCCTCTTGGTAACGCCTACTTACAGGAGCTTATAATGAAGCGATTGGCTGATAGGTGAGTGGCATCGACAGttgtttttattacaaaagtGCCAATATCAAAGTCAGGGATTAGTATTCAACAGTAATTTGTTTCATAATGCGTCACCATAGGACAATTTTCTCTTTGCATAAAAGTAGTatgtttattgaattattttttcttcattcctgAGCAATGAAAACGGTTCTTTTCTTATTCAACAGAAGTCTAAGAAACTACAAGGGTCCAATCTTTCCAGAGGCAAAGATTCCAGGAAATGTTAAAAACCTGTCTGTTAGTATTGGTTGCTCCAAGTCATTAACACCACTCAAATGCTTCTTAGAATCTCCTCATGACGTAAAATATATTGGTAAGTTACcttctttataatattttcagtGGTTCATGTAATGGAACTTTATTCAAACTATCAATTTACTATTGTTTGGCTTTGTAGAAGTTAAAAGGTTACGTCATGATATTAGGATGTGGTTGGTGCATCACATAActtggaagcgcctcagtggcggggttggtatggtgtttgcgtcccacctcggtggttgcggattcgattctcggccattccattgaggagtgagagatgtgtatttctggtgatagaagttcactctcgacgtggttcggaagtcacgtaaagccgatggtcccgttgctgaatatccactggttccatgcaacgtaaaagcaccatacaaacaaactgtgGTTCATGTAATGGAACTTTATTCGAACTATCAATTTATTATTGTTTGGCTTTGTAGAAGTTAAAAGGTTACGTCATGATATTGGAACCTATTAGACCCTGTCTGATCCTTAGTGGATAGCTTTTAGAAACGCTTTCAATATGCCATGCACCTAGGGAAATTATGacatttaggctgtcaagccaagcactggggcactttcggccattcagcacttacgacaatgtaaagagggagttggagtggttggccaGCTAGATAAAGAGTTCCAGAAAACAAAGTAGATGaattacaaggatctaaaggagGAAATTAGAGAAAAATCCAACCCCCACCTTTGCACTAAGAAGTGAAGGGGGAGGTTGGATggcaagaggaagaaggaagcggCCAGTGCATAGTTTAAGGAAATTTCTCTGGGCGGCCAGATGGATATTATGATTTGTAATAGGAAGAACACTACAATACTATTGCCGAGCGCCTACGGCATAAAGGTAAGGGGTCTGGGGTGAGCGCTCCTCCTGCGGCAAAAACTTTTGTGGGATTTGCCGTCAATAGAACAATTTCCTTTATCAAAATTATAACAgtagataataaaaatttaaataagaatGGGCTGGAAACTACTGCAAGGGTAACTTTTCAATTTCTTAATAATTCTGTTAATTTTGGTGATTTGTCTGGTGGTCCAGCAGTCAAAAATTCTTCTTGTTAGGGACAAATTTTCTTCACTGGGAGACAATTTGGTCGCCCAGTTATAATGTCAAATATGCACTGGAAGCGGGAATTTACGTAAAGTAAACGCTAAAAGGTGGTACAGCTAGGGGCTTTAGAGATGTTGCAGacacctttaagtaatgcctactgtgtacCATGGGGTCTAAGGCAATTATGGAATTTATGATTAGTAATAAATGCATTAGAATTAATGTTCTCTCTTATCCAGAAATCTGCATGAATGTAGAGACGATAGATCCCTCTTGCCTGAAATGCTTGGCCTGCCCTTCAGCTAGCCTCTTTCTGCTGTACTTACCTGATGTCAAAAACAGCACTGTGACAAAGGCTTTAGATATCACCTGCAAATTACAGCCACTGGATATGTAAGTACATAATTCGTAAGATAATCCAACCTCAGTCTCATGTGTGAAATTTtcgtaattataattattaaattttattgttattattattaggtgtATTCATTCTCAGGGAGTAATTATTAAGTCTATTTATTTGACTGGTACATAGCAAGCTTCTAAAGAAGATAATGTCCATTTTTGCAAGGATAGATAGGAGAGGTATTTAGCAAGCTTCTATAGAAAGATTGTCCGCTTgtgataaaaacagagtaaaacaaAGACAGGAAAGTGGCATTCACTGCACCTTCAGACAAGAAACTTTTGACACAAGATTCCTTGATGCATAAACGAAGAAGTTTAAGAACGTTCTTCGAAGcagatttattataatttttgtttggcCTCTGGGTGTCTGATCCAATCCATTATTTGATCTTTTTAGATGCATGCGAATTAACTTCCCAAGGTGCAAACTAGGCGACAAGGACTTTGGAAAACTTCTTGAAGGACTAGGGAAGCAAAAGAGTAAAAGGCCACGTGAAGTGTACTTCCCTTCATGCTacaagaaaacagaaagaaagcCTAGAAGGAAGAGTCTAGAGAACCAGTACAACGTCCTATTCCATTTCACAGAGTAAGTGAGGAAATTCGGATTCTTTATTTTCTACATCCCGCTTCACTGTGGGTTTTCTGGTCGCCTCTTGCCATCAGAGAAGCCTGGAATTTCCATCTGCTTAAATTTGGCGCCCCATTTTGCTCATGCAAAAGAAAAATCACCCAATTCCTTCAGAAAACCAATTGTCATCTTTTGTTGTTACTCTTAGTGATGAATATAAACGTGGGTGAACCTTTACAGAACACTGTagtgtgtaatttttttcatttgttaacgaTTCTAAggtctatgtatatatgcatatacatacatacatacacacacacacacatatatatatatatatatatatatatatatatatatatatacgcacatacacacaatatacgtatatatatatacatatatatatatatatatatatatatatatatatatatatatttatatatatatatatatatatatctatatatatatatatatatatatatatatgctgttgtTAGTTTGTTCGGGACCCTCCTACCCAGTTAGCTTAATAAACTTCAGTTTATTCCCGTCCAGAAATCCATCTTTGTAAGGAGCTTAtacggaaaagaaaggaaaaatgaagttCAGTTTAGGCGCTATAGGAATGAAAGTAGTgtataatatgataaaaagattCTCAACAAACCATCAAGGATGAAGCTGGTAGCACCACGCCAATTTTCTTGGCCTAAGCAGAGGAGGCAAATACCAATTAAGAGCTACATGGACTAGTGGTCGTTAGGAGCGATGCCGTGCCCTGCAAATGTGAATCAACGCTGCACCATTCAGCCACTTATGTAAGATGGGTAATGGgggtttccacacacacacacacacacacacacatatatatatatatatatatattataaatatataatacatatatatatatatatatatatatatatatatatatattatatatatatagatatatatatatataatatatataactatatatatatatatatcttgtgttcAGGTCGGCAAAATTTACCTCGTTCTAGTACTCTGGATGTGGGGTTCGAATATTGCAatggaaattacaatttcttcaaACTTTACACTCGGCGTCgatgaccctggtagttgtgacgccagaaaaacccacaattaatcaatcaagtctatcatacttaacacacacacacacacgcatctacgtatatatgtgtgtgtaggcgCATATACAATACGTTTTAACATTTCAAAACGTTTCAGAGACGGTGGCTGAAGGCTGTCAACAGTAAACAccaaattattttccttaattatataattatttctactACTGTCTGTAATGACTAATTCAGCCGTTATCAGTTTTCAGTACTGGGGATCGGACGAGGTGGTTTGAACACTCAAGAGACGACATACGAAGTGACGTTGTGATCGCACTCCATAGCGAGTTTAGCGCCACAGTGGCggggttggtttggtgtttgcttctcacctcggtggtcgcgggttcgattctcggccattccattgaggagtgagagatgcgctagaagttcactctcgacgtggttcggaagtcacgtaaagccgttggtcccgttgctgaataaccactggtttcatgcaacgtaaaaacaccgtacaaacataGCGAGTATACATAGCAAACGAAGCCATAAAAACTAATAAGACAGttggttttattgttatttgaattTGGTCACTTTCAATCAGTGAGTGAGTTAATTTTTACACATGTAATTACTCTTTTATGTTATAGCATCTACTGTCAGCAGTATAAGTTCATATACTATTGTCATCAAGAACGTCCTATTTAATTTCCGTAAGTTTACTGTcagtattatatattcatttattattacgtCATCCTGAGTCCCTTCTTTAATTTCTGTAACTATTTTCATCAAGCTCCAACTACCTTCGTGTTCATCTTATGGTCCCCCTACACGGTAGTCAATATTGACCTATATACAACCGGTATTGTCAAAACCATTGAACGCCTAGGGAAAAGGTTAAAGGGTCGTTCATTAGTACTGAAACAATGTAAGTTGACAATAGCAAGTCTCTCGTTTGTGGGTGGTATTGACATTAAAACCACACTTTTCACATCAACGCGGAGCTAGCCAAGTTCCAAAGAATCAGGGAAGTGTTTATTAGAGAATGGATTCGCCTATACAAAGGGATGCCAGTCCTCTGGAAGGTGAAAGCAGAGGGGTATGGCAACATAAATAAGAAACGGGAGGACTATGCATTATTGCTGGGGAAATACAGAGGGAAATACTCAAATGCTGCCCCACAAGATGCAGAGAAGCATAATTCGCTGAGAACAAACTTTTGCAAAGAACTGATGAGGGAGTCGAAGAGGTCTGGCTCAGACCCTGATGAAGTCTGTGAAACTCCTGCAGAGTCGATTAATACCATAATGATAATGAGGATTCTGCTTCACAATTCATCATGATTCTGTAGCGGATACTGCCTACTAACTCGTGATGATACAGCAAAGATACTGTTTTCATAATTCATGATTCTATAGCAGAATTCTGACTTCACAACTCATCATGATTCAGTAGCAGATACTGACTACATAACTCGTGATGATACAGCAAAGATACTGACTTCATAATTCTATAGCAGGATTCTGACTTCACAACTCATCACGATTTAGTAGCAGATACTGACTTCATAACTCATGATGATACAGCATAGATTCTGACTTCATTATTCATGATGATACAACAAGGATTCTGACTTCATAACGCATGATGGTACAGCAAGGATTCTGACttcataattcattattttagAGCAGGGATCGTGACTTTATAAATTCATGATTATGTACCAAGGATTCTGACTTCATAATTCATCATGCttaaatagttatataaatatagctaCTGTTTTGACGGGATGACAACAtatgaaagaatatataaaaatgaaaacttgtaCCAGTTGTTCATTCAACGACGCTTTCTCTGGGTTTTCTTTAAGCAAAACGAGGCTAACCATAGGAGCAGTATCCAACATGATGCTTATATGAAGTCTATTAGAAAACTAGATATTGACCATAAAAGTGAATGGTCTGAGGGCAAAAGATTGACTCAATAAGAATCGAGACTATTATATTGACGTCAATAATATGTAACGTGTAGTGGTAGGTACTCTAATTAGACCgattttctgcttttgttttgTAACGTGTTTCTTATCTTATAATTTTGCCCTTTCCATTTACGTTCGTTTTACATTACTCGTTATTCTTTGTTCTTATATTTTGTAGTTTATTGTTATTTACGTGTACCTACCTACTATTCATTGCATTCAAAACTTGTTTTACTGTGAAATTTAATTTAGTCtgctattttatgtatatttactgttaatttttatttctcttgtatCTTTATTGCCACCTTAAACCTGTAAAACAAATGatagagaaataaaaattcaagTGTAAATGATTTTTTCACGAACCCCACGGTAGATTAGTACGTACAGCCCATTAAATTGAAATTGCATTTGAAGAAGGTAGGGATAAGGGGACAGGACCAACGCGTCATGTATTTTGATGTAAAATTACTACATTTCGACAATTTTTCTGCCAAGTAGCGTGGCTGATGGCCTTTTGAGTCTGCCATCCCCCATCGCTCGCTCCTCGCTGGTGGTCTTGATTCTTGGCTCGACACCTAACACGGAGTCTAGAGAAAATGGGTTGGCTTAAGTTACCAGTGGTGTGTGACGACTATGGTAACGGTATTCACACGCACAAATTCAAAACCTACAATGATTTTCCCAAGGCATAACATTTTTTAAACTGAGGTGAGATTATACAGCAGCAtgagttaatgataataataggagTCAGTTGCCTGGTTAATTGATCTTGAAAGCCGCGAGTCAGGTTATGGTCGGATAAGTAGTTTTTGTCTCTTTAGGTTGTCTTTTCATACCGACGTGATATGTTCTTGTATATTGTTTGCTTGTTAATTACCTGGTAAACAATATTTTTGCATCTGGTGCTGGTAGCCAAGTAAGCAATCTCGTGGGTTGAAGTATCTAAGCATGTAACTGCTtacctaaagtttttttttttcatcaagctATCTATTcgttaacaaaattaaatacttaTAATTAGTTACATCTGTAGTTCTGCACTGCATTATCTCCACTATTCGCTTATATTTGTAACTATTTACCgttatttaacaaaaatgaaatgaaagctcGAAGTTGAGAATTCAGGTTTCCGTGACACTAAACGACCCTTCTGATATATGGTAAACCTTATAGTTCCATGGGTACACCGCTTCGTTCCATGTTTCCTTCTCCATCGTCCATGCGAGTAACTTTATTGAGAGTTCATGTCCTGAGAAAGTCGAACCTTTAATCAAGAATTTGTCGTCGATTCTCCGTCACCGTTTGTAAGTCGTTCAAGTTCTCCGAATTTCTGCGTGCTTGTTACATCAGTTTTCGTATTTTAGTTATCGTTTGGTCACCGCAAGACGCAAATGGACTTGAAGAGTTTGTAAGGTATGTGTATCTACTTTGTTGGCAAGCTTTCATATAATTATTGAACTTCAAAACAGTgcttccacaagaaaaaaaaaaaaatgacttcctTCCATTCACAGCCTGATTTCCTTAGATTT
Coding sequences within it:
- the LOC135211060 gene encoding uncharacterized protein LOC135211060 encodes the protein MAAKYPFSKETYNGFLLRMILDEVGSKLLREIHELACKQEGITNPLNPENDINNWISHLKDLSTDDYSSCEGLGIDNRLRRLSSEIEILKKDNSLYKTKIEGIKNLIQELKKFVSKRFCDVGEEFKSLGQSMDKWFENPFSFNENKFKESFDICEKKRCKIFAGWGTNGTLEWCLQKLKDIRNDEVCHKELWVPESESERIINDIAHYIHESWMLATTRFSLGEDLVQNRLKILNGDIERLRTEPLNVTEEEFYKFVLNFGKRESFEVLETLSYVVLSPSKRVKVSEIFNCPEILSLPDGDIISFESLFAEMETTLIQGVSGMGKLTLLKFIVYEWLSSKTDAQSYGGGYDIIIPINFRGCSERLSDSLSGVIRSYLPKTFKKFQGEKEMMDWILKVKALIVFNRLDLRNPSCKKLFDDIQDLNKVGNFNIICTANPGKMTEDLQSMFTKHLEIRGLPEKNMEDLFKKYQSAVYDVVDEHSLSFFRMMFPFVKDQFRLPLNMAYFSLNLATYSTSVNCHTTIYDTLHSFYEIKRERLIMKLVQDLLLSQVSKTSLQEKVSKIMLSLKEEAFERLKMQSLRLSDAAMQRLGGLCERLELPVEEILCAFLAPETCTEDEESTIKWHFPNKEQQRFLAALHVHDLISGKHKLESVTLIHTDMIKYFIKYQVPCHRFSSILNSTLETLTKMYSHSLSEALHNLRISSRHEYQYLLVILIGIYHRAGDAVSESTVSETVNLLLESGNLNKDIWARIFNNIYFDENSLKMIYQNPRVVKGITECHMTKTSYKEILLYGKWFRGSCLPETEVTDPQKNLSETSGLKELLIVLIRRQYNIDQILDYLYYHPGFPLGNAYLQELIMKRLADRSLRNYKGPIFPEAKIPGNVKNLSVSIGCSKSLTPLKCFLESPHDVKYIEICMNVETIDPSCLKCLACPSASLFLLYLPDVKNSTVTKALDITCKLQPLDICMRINFPRCKLGDKDFGKLLEGLGKQKSKRPREVYFPSCYKKTERKPRRKSLENQYNVLFHFTDFQYWGSDEVV